One Deinococcus sp. LM3 genomic region harbors:
- a CDS encoding Ig-like domain-containing protein translates to MKTAPRNPLLLLLTGTLVACGGGDTPSTPGNTAPAVNIKANGRTITADTYLPTGGRLDVSVSDPDIGGSIKKVVYSIDNGPKTDLTPAASMTLALPGLSGGQHEVTVEATDNVGAVTTVKAPFLIDAAAPTLTTVNLNGQAATDTATFTVGDAALLNVTAQDTRGDTQNTAGPVSIRVLESGTLVKSVSGNTLTADLTKDPKGQARTAGTVIFTVEAEDSVGFVRSRNIAVTFNAATTGDDGVIAPTFTWLSPASDFVKGGGTVTLRATATRNGQDLSSQIAYTATCGTITGSTWTLGTDCADGSKQSVTATVTDGGRSFSSPAKVITVDSSDPTVQITSPQQGQSFTQNPIKISVTGTDAVSGLDRILVEAKKDGDTNYTQVGVVTAASGDVTWAPMNGTYTLRATATDKTGRTSTTTLSGIKVNLTSSDATPPTVALSPIPATPQRATITVTATANDTDSGVAKVDLYDGGTLIESKATGVGGKYTFSLDTTKLSDGAHTLRAIAFDNAGLSAETSASLTVDNTAPVVNWISPADGTITRGEVTLNATTNEGTVTYTVDGTPLTGNKATFTSDGTHTITATAQDAAGNRTTSTIRVTSDATAPTAQITGPTAGSTLTTNPVTINVTGNDTGSGVGSLEVFANGTSVGTVSGASGTVTWTPTSGTYDLTVIATDKAGNKSAASAPVNVTVKLATADTTAPAFVGTATVQPAPTATFSRGVITLDGFVKDPESGVSQVALFNGGVRLNATPSLSVQPDGSTRYALTLDSKALPDGTYTLIIQATNGVGLVSNQDVSVKIDNTAPGLSWNAPTSVGSAGTLTLNAITETGATITYAASCGTITGSNTWTYGDCQDGTAATLTATATDAAGNTTTQTRTITVDRTAPTVQITSPTQGQKFTQNPITIAVSGTDNVAVERIDVLNGTTKIGTVTGAQGTVTWAASNGNQTLTARAYDRAGNSTDTTVTFTVALTTSDTTPPTGNVTAPAGDIKGQVALTVTAFDTTTVTDAASGVATVSLYIDGLLSGTQTTGVDRTYTFATDTTKLSEGEHTVKAVITDNAGNTFTTPTTPPVIVRVNNAAPTINISNPANGALLRANSDLTVKATGTDTTPGDTLTYEYSVDGGDFSTAAPTLPNGKDADGLHTVTVRATDKAGNTGTTTSTYTYDGIAPTVQITSPTQGQMFTSTPVTISVIGQDSGTGVASIKVYANANPNDVTSPDELIGTLGGNGSVTWYPRKTDGSPYTIKAIATDRAGNTSGNTTSPGATVTDVKVQTASKVDVEDLRIEVPSANPRGAQFTDSGLAYVRGPLLVSATATTNAPNFSLADLQIDGQTRSSLTAPAAQPTLQPTFNFDFDTLNEGLHDVGVRFTDSLGTVGIKKATVFVDKTAPVITWNTPSLTKAAVNLDATAVDAASSANVPTIPVTYSENGKDVAVPITGDGQHTVTATAADNVGNIGTRTVTFTIDSTAPEVIPALPDNRDKPQEFTTAPITLTATATDATTSVTSIELQVGLQGTDTNPTQFVTLGRQNGASYSAVFTPSEAGRYAVRYIALDAVGNSSTVERHFTYSVSTPPTEKAPEPRLSVVGSGPYSGNISVSVSGNYDSLSQVDRMILEITDAKGVVDNSTYVTTQSQTTFSVDSTKLANGEAYLSVIAYTKSGLRTITKPPLTIEISNILNPTMAIAAPSDGALITSPVVPVRVTITNAGTPSLITVGSLEIELYDYRGQLVSVKKETVNDSSNPARKQVQCIYSNGGMNATCDTTFDIAGLPADRYTIRAKAFAEVTGGSPSTQEIRATSSFTSNTSSVNPPAATISFPTAVTLNQVDANGNYKRVPARIDSGSGFFATVSDDKGVQYVEARLVGPYAEGNIETDGTRQCQASGSIISGENEINVLLLNVPGAGNTVYTPQDIFIPKLDIDGSTYVPNSKAGQRYDLRVTTADTEGNRNIQCVPVQVERGLKRPSYDASNSTTPSTPSNTPGELTYTSGTWILNSIPANSRVVAILYSNGKQVGTEFFAKTNGNSLTVSQTFSDVGTYEVKWLIEDMSDIAPTQLNSTGVVTTQAGGYINVARNPK, encoded by the coding sequence ATGAAAACTGCTCCCCGTAACCCCCTCCTTCTTCTCCTTACCGGTACCCTCGTCGCCTGCGGTGGCGGCGACACCCCCAGCACGCCCGGCAACACCGCACCCGCCGTGAACATCAAGGCGAACGGCCGCACCATCACGGCCGACACCTACCTGCCCACGGGCGGCCGACTGGACGTCAGTGTTTCCGATCCTGACATCGGCGGCAGCATCAAGAAGGTCGTCTACTCGATCGACAACGGCCCCAAAACCGACCTGACCCCCGCCGCTTCCATGACCCTGGCCCTCCCCGGCCTGAGCGGCGGGCAGCACGAGGTGACGGTCGAGGCGACCGATAATGTCGGCGCCGTGACCACCGTGAAAGCGCCGTTCCTGATTGACGCGGCCGCGCCCACCCTGACCACCGTCAACCTGAACGGTCAGGCAGCCACAGACACCGCCACCTTTACGGTCGGTGACGCCGCCCTTCTGAACGTCACCGCACAGGACACCCGCGGCGACACGCAGAACACCGCCGGGCCGGTCAGCATCCGCGTACTGGAAAGCGGGACGCTGGTCAAGTCCGTCAGCGGCAACACCCTGACCGCCGACCTCACCAAGGACCCCAAAGGTCAGGCCCGCACGGCCGGAACCGTGATCTTCACCGTCGAAGCGGAAGACAGCGTGGGCTTCGTGCGCAGCCGCAACATTGCCGTCACCTTCAACGCCGCCACCACCGGAGATGACGGCGTGATCGCCCCCACCTTCACGTGGCTGAGCCCTGCCAGCGACTTCGTGAAAGGCGGCGGCACCGTCACCCTGCGCGCCACCGCCACCCGCAACGGCCAGGACCTGAGCAGCCAGATCGCCTACACCGCCACCTGCGGCACCATCACGGGCAGCACTTGGACCCTGGGCACCGATTGTGCCGACGGCAGCAAGCAGAGCGTCACCGCCACCGTCACCGACGGCGGCCGCAGCTTCAGCAGCCCCGCCAAGGTCATCACGGTCGATTCCAGCGACCCCACCGTGCAGATCACCAGCCCCCAGCAGGGCCAGAGCTTCACGCAGAACCCCATCAAGATCAGCGTGACCGGCACCGACGCCGTCAGTGGCCTGGACCGCATCCTCGTGGAAGCCAAAAAGGACGGGGACACCAATTACACGCAGGTGGGCGTCGTCACGGCCGCCAGCGGCGACGTCACCTGGGCCCCCATGAACGGCACGTACACCCTGCGCGCTACCGCCACTGACAAGACCGGCCGCACCAGCACCACCACCCTCAGCGGCATCAAGGTCAACCTGACCAGCAGTGACGCCACTCCCCCCACCGTCGCCCTGTCCCCCATCCCCGCCACGCCCCAGCGCGCCACCATCACCGTCACCGCCACCGCCAACGACACCGACAGCGGCGTGGCCAAGGTCGACCTGTACGACGGCGGCACCCTGATCGAATCCAAGGCGACCGGCGTGGGCGGCAAGTACACCTTCAGCCTCGACACCACCAAACTCAGCGATGGCGCCCACACCCTGCGCGCCATCGCCTTCGACAACGCCGGCCTGAGCGCCGAAACCAGCGCCAGCCTGACGGTCGACAACACCGCGCCCGTCGTCAACTGGATCAGCCCCGCCGACGGCACGATCACGCGCGGCGAAGTCACCCTGAACGCCACCACCAACGAAGGCACCGTCACGTACACCGTCGACGGCACGCCCCTGACCGGAAACAAGGCCACCTTCACCAGCGACGGCACGCACACCATCACGGCCACCGCGCAGGACGCCGCCGGCAACCGCACCACCAGCACCATCCGGGTCACCAGCGACGCTACCGCTCCCACCGCGCAGATCACTGGCCCCACTGCCGGCAGCACCCTGACCACCAACCCCGTGACCATTAACGTCACCGGCAACGACACTGGCAGCGGCGTGGGTAGCCTGGAAGTCTTCGCCAACGGCACCAGCGTCGGCACCGTCAGCGGCGCCAGCGGCACCGTCACCTGGACCCCCACCAGCGGCACCTACGACCTGACCGTCATCGCCACCGACAAGGCCGGTAACAAGAGCGCCGCCAGCGCCCCCGTGAACGTCACGGTCAAACTCGCCACGGCCGACACCACCGCCCCCGCCTTCGTGGGCACCGCGACCGTGCAGCCCGCCCCCACCGCCACCTTCTCACGCGGCGTGATCACCCTCGACGGCTTCGTGAAAGACCCGGAAAGCGGCGTCAGTCAGGTCGCCCTGTTCAACGGCGGCGTCCGCCTGAACGCCACGCCCAGCCTGAGCGTGCAGCCCGACGGCAGCACCCGCTACGCCCTGACCCTGGACAGCAAGGCCCTCCCCGACGGAACCTACACCCTGATCATCCAGGCCACCAACGGCGTCGGCCTCGTCAGCAACCAGGACGTCAGCGTCAAGATCGACAACACCGCCCCCGGCCTGAGCTGGAACGCCCCCACCTCTGTCGGCAGCGCCGGGACCCTCACCCTGAACGCCATCACAGAGACAGGCGCAACCATCACCTACGCCGCCAGTTGCGGCACCATCACGGGCAGCAACACCTGGACGTACGGTGACTGCCAGGACGGCACTGCCGCCACCCTGACCGCCACCGCCACCGACGCCGCCGGGAACACCACCACCCAGACCCGCACGATCACCGTCGACCGGACCGCCCCGACCGTCCAGATCACCAGCCCCACCCAGGGCCAGAAATTCACCCAGAACCCCATCACCATCGCCGTGAGCGGCACCGACAACGTCGCCGTCGAGCGTATCGACGTGCTGAACGGCACCACCAAGATCGGCACCGTCACCGGTGCGCAGGGCACCGTCACCTGGGCTGCCTCCAACGGCAACCAGACCCTCACCGCCCGCGCGTACGACCGCGCCGGAAACAGCACCGACACCACCGTTACCTTCACCGTCGCCCTCACCACCAGTGATACGACCCCCCCCACCGGGAATGTCACGGCTCCCGCTGGCGACATCAAAGGCCAGGTTGCGCTCACGGTGACGGCCTTCGATACCACAACCGTCACGGACGCTGCCAGTGGCGTCGCTACCGTCAGCCTGTACATTGACGGCCTCCTGAGCGGAACCCAGACCACCGGGGTAGACCGGACGTACACCTTCGCGACCGACACCACCAAGCTCAGCGAAGGGGAGCACACGGTCAAGGCAGTCATCACCGATAACGCCGGGAACACCTTCACCACCCCCACCACCCCCCCAGTGATCGTGCGTGTCAACAACGCTGCGCCGACCATCAACATCAGCAACCCCGCCAATGGCGCGCTGCTCCGCGCGAACAGCGACCTCACCGTCAAGGCCACCGGCACCGACACCACCCCCGGCGACACCCTCACCTACGAGTACAGCGTCGACGGTGGCGATTTCAGCACCGCCGCCCCTACCCTGCCCAACGGCAAGGACGCGGACGGCCTCCACACCGTCACCGTGCGCGCCACTGACAAGGCTGGGAATACCGGTACGACCACCTCCACGTACACGTACGACGGCATCGCCCCGACCGTGCAGATCACCAGCCCCACCCAGGGCCAGATGTTCACCAGCACCCCCGTGACCATCAGCGTGATCGGTCAGGACAGCGGTACCGGCGTCGCCAGCATCAAGGTGTATGCGAATGCGAATCCGAATGACGTCACCAGTCCCGACGAACTGATCGGTACGCTCGGCGGGAACGGTAGCGTCACCTGGTACCCCCGCAAGACGGATGGCAGCCCTTACACCATCAAAGCCATAGCAACCGACAGGGCTGGCAATACCAGCGGCAACACGACCAGCCCCGGCGCGACCGTGACCGACGTGAAGGTGCAGACGGCAAGCAAAGTTGACGTCGAAGACCTGCGCATCGAGGTACCCAGCGCGAATCCCAGGGGTGCCCAGTTCACCGATTCCGGACTTGCCTACGTTCGCGGTCCTCTGTTAGTCAGCGCCACGGCCACCACCAACGCCCCCAACTTCAGCCTGGCTGACCTTCAGATTGACGGTCAGACGCGCAGCAGCCTCACGGCACCTGCTGCCCAGCCGACCTTGCAGCCGACCTTCAACTTCGACTTCGACACCCTCAACGAGGGCCTGCACGACGTCGGCGTTCGCTTCACCGACTCACTGGGTACTGTGGGCATCAAGAAAGCCACCGTGTTCGTCGACAAGACCGCACCCGTTATCACGTGGAATACACCCAGCCTGACGAAAGCAGCTGTTAACCTGGACGCCACGGCAGTAGACGCCGCCTCAAGCGCCAACGTGCCGACCATTCCAGTCACTTACAGCGAGAACGGCAAAGACGTCGCAGTCCCGATTACCGGCGATGGTCAGCACACTGTGACTGCTACCGCCGCCGATAACGTCGGCAACATCGGCACCCGCACCGTGACCTTTACGATCGACTCCACGGCCCCGGAAGTCATCCCGGCCCTCCCGGACAACCGGGACAAGCCGCAGGAATTTACGACTGCGCCCATCACGTTGACGGCCACGGCTACGGACGCAACCACCAGCGTCACGAGCATCGAATTACAGGTAGGACTGCAAGGTACTGACACGAATCCGACTCAGTTCGTCACGCTGGGCCGCCAGAACGGAGCCTCGTACAGCGCAGTCTTCACGCCGTCTGAGGCAGGAAGGTATGCAGTCAGATACATTGCCCTTGATGCGGTCGGCAATTCGAGCACCGTTGAGCGCCACTTTACTTACTCCGTGTCGACGCCCCCCACAGAAAAGGCTCCAGAACCTAGGCTCTCTGTTGTTGGGAGTGGACCTTACAGCGGTAACATTAGCGTCAGCGTCTCGGGCAACTACGATAGCCTGAGCCAAGTTGACCGGATGATTTTGGAGATCACGGATGCCAAAGGGGTGGTCGATAATTCGACCTACGTGACGACCCAGTCACAAACGACCTTTAGTGTGGACTCCACAAAGTTAGCAAATGGAGAGGCCTACCTCTCGGTGATCGCTTACACCAAATCTGGGCTCCGCACAATCACCAAGCCACCGCTGACAATAGAAATTAGCAATATTCTAAATCCCACGATGGCGATTGCCGCTCCTAGTGACGGAGCCTTGATTACAAGCCCCGTCGTACCTGTGCGCGTGACCATCACGAATGCGGGAACTCCGTCACTTATTACGGTTGGCTCGCTCGAGATTGAGTTGTATGATTATCGTGGGCAACTTGTCTCGGTCAAGAAAGAAACCGTAAATGATTCGAGCAACCCCGCACGTAAACAGGTGCAGTGCATCTACTCAAACGGCGGGATGAATGCGACCTGTGACACGACTTTCGATATCGCCGGTTTGCCAGCTGATAGATACACAATTCGTGCCAAGGCCTTCGCAGAAGTCACCGGAGGTAGTCCTTCCACTCAAGAGATAAGGGCGACCAGCTCGTTCACTTCCAATACGTCGAGCGTGAATCCACCCGCCGCAACCATCAGCTTCCCGACCGCAGTAACTCTTAACCAAGTTGACGCCAATGGAAATTACAAGCGTGTCCCCGCACGCATTGATAGTGGATCCGGATTCTTCGCAACAGTTAGTGATGACAAGGGCGTTCAATACGTTGAAGCCCGACTAGTTGGACCTTATGCCGAAGGCAATATCGAAACAGACGGTACTCGTCAGTGCCAAGCCAGCGGAAGCATCATCAGTGGCGAGAACGAAATCAATGTTTTGCTATTGAATGTACCAGGAGCTGGCAACACTGTATACACGCCCCAAGATATATTTATTCCCAAGCTCGATATTGACGGCTCCACCTATGTACCTAATAGCAAAGCGGGACAACGTTACGACCTACGTGTTACTACCGCCGACACGGAAGGTAACCGTAACATCCAATGTGTTCCAGTGCAGGTCGAGCGCGGTCTAAAACGTCCAAGCTATGATGCGTCCAACTCTACGACGCCCAGCACTCCTAGTAACACTCCCGGCGAACTGACTTACACGAGCGGCACCTGGATTCTCAACAGTATCCCAGCAAACTCACGCGTGGTGGCTATTCTCTACTCCAACGGAAAACAGGTAGGCACCGAATTCTTTGCAAAAACGAATGGCAACTCTCTGACGGTGTCGCAGACCTTCTCTGACGTCGGCACCTACGAAGTGAAATGGCTGATTGAAGATATGTCGGACATAGCGCCCACTCAATTGAACTCTACAGGGGTCGTGACGACCCAGGCTGGGGGATACATCAACGTTGCGCGTAACCCCAAGTAA